Within the Chthoniobacterales bacterium genome, the region ACGGCCGCTCCGGAGGACGGACGGTTTTCTTCCACAGCTCATGGGACAAGCCCGTTGCCGGGTGCGAATGAACCGCGGCGGGGCTCGGGGACTTCCTGGGGGGGATGCCTGCTTCTGCCAGAAACAGCAAAAAGTCGGTTGAAAACTGGTGGCAGCACCGGGCCGGGCCGGGCCATGCTGTAGAGCGACAATTATCGCTCTACCGTCGCGCGTCGCGCCGGCGACCAATTGGTGGCCGGCCCTGACTGCCGCGCGGACAACTCAACTCGATTCATCAGATGGCAAAAACCGTGACAAAACAGTCGGGCAGCAGCCCACTCCACCGCCCCGTTTATGCGGAGGAACTCAAGGCCTTTCTCCTGGCGGCTATGCGCCAGTGCGGCGTGCGGCGGGCGGATGCCGAAGTGACAGCGGAGGTGCTCGTGACCACGGACACATGGGGCACCTTCACCCATGGCAGCAAGCAATTGCTCCCGCTGTTGCAGTTGCACCCGGATCGAATGGATCTAGCAGCCCGGCCGGAAGTGCTGGCGGAAGGGGCAGGTTGGGCGCTGGTGGACGGGCATTACGCGCTGGCGACCGTCACGTCGTGCCACGCGATGCAACTGGCCATCCGCAAAGCCCGGACGGCGGGCGTGGCCTTCGTGGGCGTGCGCAACAGCAACCACTTCGGCGGTGCGGGTTATTACGCCCATCTCGCCGCCCAAAAGAACATGATCGGTTTGGCCATGACCAACACCAACCCACTGATGGCGGTGCCGGGCGCGGCTTCGATGGTTTTGGGCACCAATCCGTTTTCCTATGCCGTGCCCGCGGGCCGGGAGAAACCCGTGTTTCTGGATATCGCCACCAGCGTGGTCGCCGCCAGCAAGGCCATCAGCGCCAAAGCCCTGGGCCAGACGGTGCCCTTGGGCTGGCTGGTGGACAAACAAGGCCTGCCCACCACCGACCCCAGCCGTTACCCGGAGGAAGGCGCTCTGCTCCCCATGGCGGGCCACAAGGGGTATGGCCTGGCTTTGATGATCGAAATCCTGTGCGCGACACTGACCGGCGCGGACATGCTCAGCGGGGTGAAGTTGTGGCTGGAAAAGCATCCCGGACCGCTCAACCAGGGTCACGCGTTTATCGCCATCAACATCAGCAAATTTATGCCGCTCAAGCGATTCAAGGAACGAATGGATCGCATGATTCGGGAGATTAAATCCGCCCCCAAGGCCAAGGGCTCCAAACGCATCTACCTGCCCGGCGAGATCGAGTGGGACAACCGGGAACGGGCGCTGCGGCAAGGCATGATCCTCCCGGAGCACGTCATTGAGCGTTTGGCCGGATTAGCCGCGGATTTCGGTCTGGAGCTGGACAAGTTCTTCCCCAAAAAGAAACGTGCAGTGAAGCGATGAAAACAAATTCTGCCAGCGGCAAAGTCAAAGTAGCTATCCTTGGTTCCGGCAATATCGGAACCGATTTGATGTATAAGTTGCTCAAGCGAGCCGGTTGCATGGAGCTGGCAATGTTTGCGGGCATTGACCCGCAGTCCGAGGGTTTGGCCCGCGCGCGCCGGGCCGGGGTGCCGGCCAGCGACCGGGGCATCGCGGCGATTTTGGACGACCCGGAGATCGGGCTGGTCTTTGACGCCACCAGCGCCCGGGCGCACTTGGCGCATGCGCCGGCCCTGCGCGAGGCGGGCAAGATCGCGGTGGATCTGACTCCCGCGGCGCTCGGTCCCTACGTGGTTCCGCCCGTCAACGGCGGGCAGCACCTGGACGAGGCCAACGTGAACCTGATCACCTGCGGCGGCCAGGCGACTATTCCGCTGGTTTACGCGGTGAGCCGGGTGACCCCGGTGAGCTACGCCGAGATGGTGAGCACGGTGTCCAGCGCCTCGGCCGGGCCGGGCACGCGGCAGAACATCGATGAATTCACCTTCACCACGGCGCGCGGGCTCGAAGACAAAGGCGGCGCCCGGTGCGGCAAGGCCATCATCATTCTCAATCCCGCCGATCCGCCGATCCTGATGCGCAACACGCTGTATGTGGTGATGGAAAAAGACGATGTTGACGAGGGGGCCATTGTGAAATCCATCGAGCAGATGGTAAGCGAAGTGCAGTCTTATGTGCCGGGTTACCGTCTCAAAGGGAAGCCGGTGTTTGATCAGCGGGACACGCCGCTGGGCAAACGCACCGTGCTGGTGGCGCTGCTGGAAGTGGAGGGCGCGGGGGACTTCCTGCCCAAGTATGCCGGCAATCTGGACATCATGACCTCGGCGGCGCTGCGGACGGGCGAACTGTTCGCCCAGCGGCTGCTCGAGGGAAAGGCGGTGGCAGCATGAAAGCGCCTCGCGTGGTAGATACGACCTTGCGCGATGGCTCGCACGCCATGCGCCACCAGTTCACCCGGGACCAAGTCCGGCAGATTGTGCGTGCGCTGGATGGGGCCGGAGTGCCGGTGATTGAAGTATCGCACGGGGACGGGTTGGGGGGATCGTCCGTGCAATATGGCATATCGCACACCTGGGAAATGGAGTTGATCGAGGAAGCCCGGGCCAGCGTGACGCGGTCCAAGGTAGCGGCGCTGCTGCTGCCGGGTGTGGGCACGCGCAAGGAACTCAAGGAAGCGGTGGCGCGCGGGGTTCAAATGGTCCGGGTGGCGACCCAGTGCACCGAGGCCGATGTGTCCGAGCAGCACTTTGGGATGGCCAAGGAGATGGGCCTGGAGACGGCGGGGTTTTTGATGATGTCGCACATGCGGCCGCCGGAATTTTTGGCTGAACAGGCCCGCCTGATGGAATCCTACGGGTGCGATTGCGTGTATGTGGTGGATTCGGCGGGGGCGTTGCTGCCGGAAAGCGCCGCGGCGCGAGTGCGGGCGCTCAAGGGAGCCCTGACCAAAGCGAAGGTGGGATTTCACGCGCACAACAACCTCGGTTTGGGGATTGGAAACACGCTGGCGGCGCTGGAAGCCGGGGCGGACTGGGTTGACGGCACGCTGCGGGGCTTGGGCGCCGGTGCGGGCAACGCGGCCACGGAAGTGCTGGCGGCGGTGCTGGATAAGTTGGGGTGCAATCCGGGGTTGGATGTGTTCCGGTTGCTGGACGCGGCGGAGTTTGTGCTGGCGCCGATGATGCCATTTCAGCCGATTCCGGATCGGGACGCGGTGGCCATTGGTTACGCTGGGGTGTATTCGACGTTCCTGCTGCACGCCAAGCGGCTGGGCGAGAAATACGGGGTGGACCCGTTGGCCATCCTGGTGGAATTGGGCCGGCGCAAGACCATGGCCGGCCAGGAAGATATGATCTTGGACGTGGCCCTGGATCTGTCCGCCAAAGCAGGCGACAAGCCAGCATAGCCGCTTGCGGCAAACCCGCGGGCGAGAACTGCTTCCGGCCCCACCCCTCCGCCAAAACGCCCTTGTCCCGTCAGGCCTCGATGACCAGCATGTTGAAACACACCGAAATCAAACCCGCCATGAAAAACCAAACGCTACGATCCATAGTCTGCGGCATCAGCACGGCCCTCTTCCTCTCCACGATGGTGCAGGCAGAAAATCCGGCAAGCACCCCCGCCGATCGCGACGGCCTTCTTTTGGAATACCGGTTCGAGGGCGATGCCAGCGACACGTCGGGCAACAACCAGCACGGCGATCTGCTGGGGCAACCTGCCTTTGTCGAGGGCAGACACGGGAAATGCCTGTCTCTCAGCGGACGCGGCGACTATGTCGATACCTTGCTCGCGTCGGCGGACTTGGGGGACACATTCACCGTGGAATGCTGGGTGAAACCGGATGCCGGACAAAACGCCTTCGCGAACATTTTCGGCAACCATGCGGACGGCGGCCTCGGAATCGTGGTGCAGCAGGACGGCGGGAACGTGAACAGCTTCAACGCTGCATTCGGGAAGGGAGATGGCCAGTGGGCCACAACGCCTCAGGTGCAGTTGGATGCGGACAAGTGGCAGCATGTGGCGGTGGTCAAAACGCCGGAAAGTCTCTCGTTTTTCCTCAACGGCAAGGAGGTCGCGTCGGTTCCCGCATCGGCCCCGATGGCAGCTTCGCCTATGACATTGCGCGTGGGCCTGGGCTACGCCGACTTGGGGCGCTGCTTCAGCGGGTGCATCGATGAATTCCGGGTGTGGAAAAAGGCGGTCACCGACTTCGGACAGGTTTCCAAGTAGAACCTATCCCAAAACCTGGCGCGGTGGCGTTGCGGATAATTTTTCAGGAAGAGAACGGGCGATGCGAGTAGTCCAGGCAACCGAAAACGCAGTGCGGTTCGAACATCTGCAGACCTTCGCGAATGCAGGAGAGCGGGTGGTGTTCGGAGGGGTCCGTGCGGCCATTGTCCCCTCCCCGCCGCAAAATCCATAATTCTCCCGCAACCGGGTTTCCAAGCTCTGACGAGCAGCGGAGAACGCGGCAGCGAGAGCCGGCGGCTACGCTGCCACCACCGGATTGGTCAGCGTGCCGATACGGTCGATCTCGATGCTGACCGTGTCACCCGGGTGGAGCAGCTTTCGGGGATTGCTTGCCCAGCCGATGCCCTGGGGCGTTCCAGTCAGGATCACCGTTCCCGGTGCCAACGTGGTGTCTTGGGAAAGGAAGCTTACAATGCGCGCCACGCCGAAGATCATGTCCGCGGTATTGGAGTCTTGCACCAGCTCTCCGTTGAGGCGGGTGCGGATACCCAAGGTCTGCGGATCGCCCACGGCCTCGGCAGACACGATCCAAGGCCCCAGGGGCGCAAAGGTGTCGAAGCTCTTTCCCCGGCACCACTGCGAGCCGCCCCGCTGCAGTTGCCACAAACGGGCGGAGACATCGTTGGCGGCGGTGTAACCCAGGACGTAATCCAGGGCGCTGCTTTCCGGAACATCGCGGCATTCGCGACCGATCACCACGGCCAGCTCGCATTCGTAGTCCACCTCCTCCCCGCATACACGCGGGAGGCGGATCGGTTCGAGGTGGCCGGTCGCGGCGCCGGGGTTTTTCAGGAACAGCACGGGTTCGGCCGGCACGGGCAGGTTGGACTCGGCGGCGTGCTGACTGTAATTCAAACCGATGCACAAAAGTGGTGCGCCGTGCGGAACCGGTGGCAGCCAGCGCACTGCTCCTTGCACCGGCTGCGTGGCTCGCAGCGTTCCGGCAAAGGGATCCCCCTCGGCCTGGAAAATCTGCCCTTCTTTTTCAGTGACCCAAACGGGTCGACCTTTGTCTCCAATGATTCTTCCGAATTTCATGATCGGTTGATTCTATTGTTGGTTGAGGAAGTTTATGACTTTTTCAATTGCCTGCGTGCGGCAATCAATGACCGACTGCCGGCTATACCAAGCCGTGTGGCTGGTCAAAATCACTTTGTCTCCCAATTTTCGCAGCGGGGAGTCCGCGGGGAGCACCTCCGGCTCAAACACGTCCAGACCGGCACCCGCGAGCCGGCCGGCTTCGAGCGCCTCGGCCAAAGCGACCGCATCAACCAAACCGCCCCTCGAAACATTGATCAGGATCGCGGAAGGCTTCATCAGCGCCAGAGTTTTTGCATTGATCACATCGCGCGTCTGCGGGAGCAGCGGACAATGCAAAGACAACACATCGGATTGTTGGAAGAGGGCTTCGATGCCGACGGCCTCCAAGCCGGGAGGCGCAGTGGTGACGGCGGGGTCGTGGAAAATCACCCGCGAGAAAAGGGGCTTGCACAACTCGGCCACGCGCCGGCCGATGCGCCCGAGACCCAGGAGGCCGAGGGTCAGCGTGCTGAGCCGCTCAATGGGTTCCGGCGATTGAGCGCGCCAGCCACCCGCCAGCACGACCGACTGGGTGGCGGCCAATTGCCGGTGCAGGGACAACATCATGCCCAGCGCATGAACGGCAACTTCCTCGATGGCGTATTCCGGAGTGTTGTCCACCTTGATGCCGCGGCGCTGCGCGCACTCCAGGTCCAACGTATCCAGGCCGATTCCGACGCGTTGGAGAAGGCGGCACTCCGGCGGGAGCGCTTCGATCACCTGCGCGGGAAGCGGCGCCAAAACAAAAACCACGGCATCCACTCGCGGCGAATTTTTGATGCGCGCCAGCAGGCTCTTGATCTGCTCTTCCCGCGGCGGCGCCGGCGGGGTCCACTCCGGCATGGACCAAGTCCAGCCCAGCGGCTTGAGTTTTGCTTCTTCCAGCGCGAAATCCGGCGCAAACCAGTCCGCAACCAAAATGTGAGGTTTGTTTGTTTTCATTTTCTGCAAATCACACTGCAACCGCCGTCTGACACGAACGCGCGCGGCCAGTTATGCATTCGGCATCGTGCGACCGCACAAGAGCATAAGCGGCGCCGACCGGGCTCCGCGGCCGCCGGCAATCGCGACGTTTTTGTTTGAGTCCCCGCATAAGACAAAGCGTTTTCGTTCAAAGTTCAGCTCACGATCTCCGGCCATTTCAGCGCGTCTGATGCCGGCGGGCGAGCTTTTCTACTGCACGAGAAACCCTCCGTCCACAGGAAGCATGTGACCCGTGATCATGCGCGCGGCATCCGACAGCAAAAAGACGCAGGCACCAATCATGTCCGCCGGTTCCGCCAGCCGGCCCATGGGAATGCGGGCGACCATCCGTTGTTCGAGGGCACCCGGTGCGCCGTGGCGCGGATCAGCGAGCAGGCGTTCCAGCGGCTGAGTGCGGGTTTGGCAGGGAGCAATGCCGTTCACCCGGATGCCGTGCGTCCCCCATTCCACCGCGGCTTCACGGATCAACGCTTCCAATCCGGCCTTGGCTGCCGCGTAGGCGCCGGTGCCGCGACCCAAGGCACGGTTGCCGGCGATGCTCCCGAAATGGACCACGCTGCCGCCGCGCCCCTGCCGAATCAGCACTTGGCCTGCCGACCGGGAAATGCGGAACGCGCCGCCCAGGCAAGTGTCCACGGTGCGCGAAAACTCCTCCTCCGACATATCGACAATGGGTTTGAGCACGGAGGCAAATGCCAGGTTCACCACGGCCGTCACCCGGCCGAACTCCTCGAGCGCATGCTTGAACACCGACGCCACGGAGTCGTCCGAGCGCACGTCGCATTCCGCACTGGCAACCGGAGCAACGCCGCGAGGCAGTCGTTCGGCCAGCGCGCGGGCCGCGGCGCCATTCACGTCGCTGACCAAAAGGCGGGCCCCGCGTTCCGCCAAGCCGGTTGCCACGGCTTCCCCGATGCCGCCACAAGCCCCGAACACCAGAATGGTTTGTTGTGTCAGATCAAACAGCGGATCACGTTCGGGCGAAAACTCGCGCATTGGCACTCTATGTCCGATGTGTCCGCCAGTGTCAAACATCGTCAGGCTCGCCGGCGAAGCAGTCTCGACAAATCGGTGATGAACGCCGAGGCATTGCAATCACCCATGGCAGAATCATCCCCCCGCGTTTCGAACTTTCGGATTCTCGGCTACGCCCTCGGCGAAGGGGCCGCATCGATCACGATGAACGGCGTGTCGAACTTCGCCCTGCTCTACTACACGCAGGTCCTCGGCCTCGGGGCCGGTTACGCCGGCTTGGCCCTCAGCTTGGCCACGCTTTGGGATGCGGTGACTGATCCGGTCATGGGGCACATCACGGACAACACCCGGACCCGTTGGGGCCGGCGATTCCCCTACATCGTGGCCGGAGGATTGTTTCTTGCGGCAAGCTATTGGCTGCTCTGGACCGTGCCGGACGGCATCACGTCGCCGCAGGCGCTTTTCGTTTTTGCCCTTGCCGGGAATCTGCTGCTCCGCACGGCCGTGACCATTTTCGGCGTGCCCTACACCGCCCTCGGGTTCGAGATCTGCCCGGGCTACGAGGACCGTTCACGCCTGCAGGGGATCCGCGCCGCTTTCAACATGGCCATCAATCTGGTCTTCGGGGCCTTCGCGTGGGCGCTTTTCTTTCACGACGGAACCAGCCCGGATGGCGCGCGGATCGACGGCACGAAAATCGCGGAAAACTACGCCCGCATGGGATGGGTGCTGGCCGTCGCCACGGCCGTGCTCATTCTGCTTTGCGCTTGGGCCACCCGCCACACCGCGAAGGACAACCGCAACTCGCGCGTGCAGGGCAACACGCTCGATGACTTCCGCCTGGACCTCCTCCAGATCCTCGGCGATCGCCTGGCTTGGTTTGTCTTCGGGTTTTTCGCCATCGCGCTTTTCGGGATGCTCCTTGTTTCCCAACTGCAGATGTTCGTTTACGTCTTCTTCATGAAGCTGCCGGCCGGCGCCAAGACGTGGATCCACGGCGGCGGGATGGTGGCCGCGGGTCTCGGGGCACTTTTCCAAGCGTGGCTCACGAAAAAGACCGACAAGAAAATCGCGGGCTACATCGCCATGGCTTTGACAGTTTTCGGCGGGGTATTCCTCACCGTTGTCTTCTTCGGATTCAACCTTGCCCCCGACGCGTCGTGGCACCTTGCGGGCACGAACATCCCCGTCGCCTACCTGCTTTTCGGCCTCGGGCAAGCATGCTGGTGGGGCGGATGCGGGATGCTCGGACCGCTGGCCATGTCGATGGTGGCCGACCTTTCGGAGGTGAACTTCCTCAAGACCGGCATTCTGAAGGACGGCGGCTACAGCGCGGTTTTCACCTTCCTGCAAAAAGCGTCGATGTCCGCCGGCCTTCTCCTCACCGGGTGGATGGTCACCGCGGCCGGCATCGTCGCGAACGCGGACGCGCAGACTCCCGAAGCCGTGCGCAACATCGCGCTCATGACCTTCCTGATCGGGCCTGCGCTTGTCATCATCGCCTTCTTCCTTCTCCGGCGCTACCCGGTCGACCGCGAATACCTCGTCAATCTCGAAAAACAATCCGCGCGCGACAAGGATGCAGCGCGAGCCTGATACGGCGGGGACTCAACGAGCGCCAGCCGCGCCCCGAAGAAACTCCCAATCCAACGCAACAGCGACGCGTTTGCCGCTGGCGGAGAGAAGGCAGACCCGGCCCGGTTGATCCGCAGGCCGGATATCGGCAACCTTGTCGAAGCCTTTTGAAACCGGCGCAACAGCCATGATCGTGTTGATGGCCAGAGGGCGCAGCGGATCGAGCACGGCCGTTGTCGGGAATCCGGCCTCGCTCAGGGGATTGGGCGCGGCGGACTCCGCCAACCCGTAGTGAAAATACGATGTGACTTCCTCGAGGCCGAGGACATTGACATGCCGTCCGTTCCAAGGCGGGAAATGGCGGCCGCCGTTCGACATCCACATCAGCGTCTGCCGCAGGACCCTGGCATCCTTCAAGGTGAACCAGACGTAGCCTTGCTCCGGAAAAGTCACTGCCGTCCACGCAAAAGAGCGGCCGGGTTTGGAAACCAGAATGGCGATGTCCTCGAACCCCCTCCGCGCGGGATAGCGGCTGAGGTCTGTCATTTCGCCGGTGATCATCGGCACGCGCTCGAGCGTGCGGAACCGCGCGCCGGGCCTGAGGATGGAGTAGCCCTTTTGTTCGGGGAGTTCGACCGGCAGCGGCGCAACCTGGCCGAAATGGATCGGGCTGGTGGTCACCACCCCGCTTCCGGGGCAATCGGGAAATTTCAAAGTGGCGTGGTGACCGAAGGACATCGGGCCCTTGCCGCCGCTGACGACGGTGCGTGAATAGACAGCCCACTGGTTTTTCGCGACGCTGATCTCGCGTTCCACCACAGCCTTGCGCACGCGTGTGGACATGCGCAGCCGCAGAGTGGTCCTGCCTGCAGCTCTCACCGTGCCGAGGCATGTCCAATCGCGGTTGGCGGTTTCCCCGTGGGGCGGATGCATCTCTTTGCCGAATGCCGTGCCATTGCCGCCGAACGGCATGCAAAAGAAATCCCCCCGCAGAACGCGCAGAATCGGCGGCACGTGTTTCGGCAGGGTTTCCTTGTGCCATGGCGCGATGGCAAAAGGCTGGACCGTCCGGCCCGGCAAATGAAAACGCACGGGAGCCAGATGACCGCCGGTTTTCGTCACGAAGGCTTCCGTGGCTTGGGAGGCGATTCGCCACGAAGGCTGGCCGTCGATCGTCCTCATGCGGGTAGGGCTCTTCACGGGCGGGCCTCGTCGGTCAAGTTGGTTGTCCTGTTTTGCTGTTTCAGCGAACGGTCACGAATGACCGAGAAATTGTTCTTTCCACGCGTCCAACTCCCCCGGGTCGAGCAACGCGGCCGTGGTGATGGTTGTCTCGCCGAGGGACTGCGGACCGCGCCCGCAGTGGATGGCGGGAGAGCGGTGCTCCATTTCGCCGAAGACGCCGAACTTTCCCCCGTCGTTGAAAAATTGCGCGGCATCACCCTGCGTTCCTTGGGCGTCGAGCGGAGCATCGCAGTAAGGCAAAGCCGCATGAACCGGGAACGAACGCTCGAGGACCAACCAACGACCGCCGACTGCCCGGACATAAGCGATGCGGCCGGCAATCCGGTCGGGCCCCACCCCGATCTTGAACACGGCCGAGCCGCCGATGTTGAGCGAGAAGAAGCCGCCGGCCTCATCGATCTCGCCGGGTGGGCAAGGGTCGAAATAGTCGCGCGCCTTGGCCGGGCCGGCCAGAGGCATCAGCATCTTGCCGCCGGCGGGGACTTGGATGAGCGACCAAAGGTCCGCCGCTTGGCCCGGTGTGCCGCCGTGGATCTGCATGGATGTGGTGACGGCCAAACCCGCCGCTGCGCCGCGCAGCGCCAACGCCTCGTCATCCAAAAGTTCGAAACGGCGAAGAATGTGCAGCCGCAGATGCCGGTCCGCATGGTGGCAGCGCAGATCGAGCTGCAAACTTGCCTCGCAGGCATTGGCGGATAAAGCCGTCACGCTCCACCGGTCCGGGTCCAGGCCCGGCGGCACCTGATATTGCTCGAAGTCGAGCCGCTCGGTCTGTTTCCAGAACCATGAATACTCCGGCCCGACCCAAAGCCTCTCGCCCCCGAGATTCCATGAGGCCGTGACTTGGGGTGGATTCCAAAAGCAGGGTTGGCCTTCGGCTTCGATCTGCAGGATCCGGCCCCGCGAGGGCAGGAGGGAAACGCGGCCGCTCGGGGTCGACCAGACGACGGGTTGTTCGCGGGATTCTGTGTTTGTCATATCCTGTGCGTCACGACGGACCGGAGGGGCCGGATTGCGTCGCTTCGGTCCTTGTCATAATTCACCATCATCGAGCAGCTGGATCACGTGGCGGACTTGGAAAGGCCTGCGCACCATTCCGCCCCATCGCGCCGAGTTCCACTGCATCATGCAGACGTGGTTGGCCGTGGCGAGTATGACGGAATCTCCCTCGGCGTCGTTGAGGAAGGCGGACTTTTTCGCGAGGATTTCCCGCGCGTTTTCTTTCTTCTGGATATTGTAAATGCCGCCGGAGCCGCAGCAGTCCTTGGCGCAGGGCGCGAACTGCCAGCGGTAGCCTGTTGCGTCGAGAACGGACTCGGGGATGGTGGCGCGCTGGCCGTGGACCAAGTGACACGGCAGATCGACATACACCCGGGCCTTTTCCCGCCTTGGTGGCAGAGCTTTGACGCCGATCTCCCCCAGAAAGCCGAGCACATCGCGCACCGGCAGCGCACCTTCCAGAGTTTTGCGGAGGGAGAGCCCGCAGCCGGCCGAATTGGCCACGGCGCAATCGACTCCGAGGCGATCGAAAGCTTGGCGGTTGACGTCGCGAAGTTTCTCCACGCCGTCCAGCCCGGTGTGTTCCTGGAAGGCGCCGCAGCATCCTTGGCCATCGGGAATAACCACCTGCACGTTGTTCGCGATGAGCACGCGCACAGTGGCGAAGTTGATTTCGCGGAAAAGTGCTTCCATCAGGCAGCCGGTGAGCAGTGCCACCCTCGGACCGTCGGGGCGGTGCTGCGCCATCAACTCTTTGGCATACGCGGCCGTGGACTGGAGCACCGGGGTCGCACCGGGAAACACCAGCGGGTGCGGCAGCAGGCCGGCCTTGCGCAGCACGCGGGCAGGCAATAGCGCGACATCGAAAAATTTCTTCCTGGCCACCGCTGCGGCAGCAAGGCGCAGCTCGGGTTTCGGAAGCCAGCGGCGTCCGGCCACATGGGCATGGCGCGTTTCTTCGAGGATGCGGCCGTAGGGCACGTTGGCCGGACAGGCCGGCTCACACGCCAGGCAACCCACGCACTCGCTGGTGTAAAAGTCCGTCCATTTGTCCTGCGGGATTTTTCCCTCCGCCTCCTCGCGCCACAGGCGCAGGCGACCGCGGGGCGAATTGTTCTCATCCCCGGTCAGCTGATACGTGGGGCACACCTCCAGGCAGAAACCGCAGTGCACGCAGTTGGAGAGCAGATCGTTGCCCAAAATGGAGGAATCGGTGGCGCTCATGCCGCGGCCTCCCATCCCGCCATGAGGCCATGCACCCAGCGTTCCTCTTCGCCGGCTGCCGGACGCGCGGCGTGGCGGCTGATCCAATCCCCGCCTTCGCCTTCCAAGCGCGACGCCGTGCGCGCGACGATCTCCGCGACATTGGATGCCGCATCGGCAACGTCCTTGAAATAAACATGCACAACACCGGGATAACAAAGGCCGGCGCAGAAAAGCCCTCCCGCCGGGAGCAGTTCCCGGCACAAGGGAATCACGGCGTCGGGCGTCGTCTTCAGGGCCAGATCCGGCAAGCCGTCGCCAGCGGATTCCGCTGCCGTCTTTTCGCCGAGGTCCAGGCCATGACCCGCGGCCAAAGATGCGAGATAATCGGCGAAGACGCGCCATTCCGCGGATGGACAGTGCACGCCCACGCGCAGCCGCGGCGCACCATCTTGGCCGGCCAGCCAATCGACCGACTCAAGCCAATGCAGGAAAGGTCCGTGCAGAATTTGCGCGACCGCTCGCTGCAAGGCCCCGTCCTCTCCGGTCAGGAGGAAGACGCCGTCACGGTCGCAAAGCGGGCGCAGACGCAAAACATAATCCTTCGGCCGGCCGAAGCGTTCGCCCGCACCGAGAAAGAAGCGCAACAGATCGTATCCGGTGGTCGATTTCACCACGCGTTCGCCCACCCTCACCATCCGGCCGTCGGGGAGTTCCCAATTCATGCCGGTGATATTGTCGCAAAAAGGCCCGAACCGCGACGAAGCCGGGGCGTAGTCGCCCGCGGCAATATTGGCGCGGAGCGGTTGCGCGGGATCGAGCCACAACGGAAAACGCAGGGCATGCGGTGCGGCCAGCCGCGCGACTTCCGCCGCCGTGGCCTCCGCCGGCACACAGAGCACGCCGTCCACCTCGTCGAGAAACGGTTCGAACAAACGCTCGTGGTCCAAAGCCGTCACTTTCATGCAGCGAACCTCCTCTCGGGAAAAACCTTGAGCGGGTTCAATTGCGAGGCCCGGTCGAACACCCGCGGAACCGCCTTTTGCATGCGCATGGAATCGGGCCCGAAGACCAAACCGGTGTAAGACGACTTGTCGTTGCCGATGCCGTGCTCGCCCGAGAGCGTGCCGCCGACCGCGACGACGCGCTCCATGAGGCGCGCGCTGATGGCTTCCACTTTTTCGATGTCTCCCGGACGCCGCGAGTCGAAGAGGAAATTCGGGTGCAGGTTTCCGTCGCCCGCGTGCATGACGGTCACCGCGGGCAGCCCCGCCTTTTCCGCTTCCTCGTAAACCAGGGCCAGGACCTCCGCCAACGCGCGCTTGGGAATAACCGCATCCTGCACGAGGAAGTCCGGGCTCACCTGCCCGAGCAGCCCGCCCTGCGCCTTGCGCGCTTTGAACAAACCGGCACGCACGACGGGATCATCGCTGAATTGCACATCATTGCTGCCCGCCTCGCGCAGAATGGCGGCCACCGATTGCACCCGTGCATCCACCAAAGCCGCGGGACCGTCAATCTC harbors:
- a CDS encoding Ldh family oxidoreductase, translated to MAKTVTKQSGSSPLHRPVYAEELKAFLLAAMRQCGVRRADAEVTAEVLVTTDTWGTFTHGSKQLLPLLQLHPDRMDLAARPEVLAEGAGWALVDGHYALATVTSCHAMQLAIRKARTAGVAFVGVRNSNHFGGAGYYAHLAAQKNMIGLAMTNTNPLMAVPGAASMVLGTNPFSYAVPAGREKPVFLDIATSVVAASKAISAKALGQTVPLGWLVDKQGLPTTDPSRYPEEGALLPMAGHKGYGLALMIEILCATLTGADMLSGVKLWLEKHPGPLNQGHAFIAINISKFMPLKRFKERMDRMIREIKSAPKAKGSKRIYLPGEIEWDNRERALRQGMILPEHVIERLAGLAADFGLELDKFFPKKKRAVKR
- a CDS encoding acetaldehyde dehydrogenase (acetylating), whose product is MKTNSASGKVKVAILGSGNIGTDLMYKLLKRAGCMELAMFAGIDPQSEGLARARRAGVPASDRGIAAILDDPEIGLVFDATSARAHLAHAPALREAGKIAVDLTPAALGPYVVPPVNGGQHLDEANVNLITCGGQATIPLVYAVSRVTPVSYAEMVSTVSSASAGPGTRQNIDEFTFTTARGLEDKGGARCGKAIIILNPADPPILMRNTLYVVMEKDDVDEGAIVKSIEQMVSEVQSYVPGYRLKGKPVFDQRDTPLGKRTVLVALLEVEGAGDFLPKYAGNLDIMTSAALRTGELFAQRLLEGKAVAA
- the dmpG gene encoding 4-hydroxy-2-oxovalerate aldolase — protein: MKAPRVVDTTLRDGSHAMRHQFTRDQVRQIVRALDGAGVPVIEVSHGDGLGGSSVQYGISHTWEMELIEEARASVTRSKVAALLLPGVGTRKELKEAVARGVQMVRVATQCTEADVSEQHFGMAKEMGLETAGFLMMSHMRPPEFLAEQARLMESYGCDCVYVVDSAGALLPESAAARVRALKGALTKAKVGFHAHNNLGLGIGNTLAALEAGADWVDGTLRGLGAGAGNAATEVLAAVLDKLGCNPGLDVFRLLDAAEFVLAPMMPFQPIPDRDAVAIGYAGVYSTFLLHAKRLGEKYGVDPLAILVELGRRKTMAGQEDMILDVALDLSAKAGDKPA
- a CDS encoding LamG domain-containing protein — encoded protein: MSRQASMTSMLKHTEIKPAMKNQTLRSIVCGISTALFLSTMVQAENPASTPADRDGLLLEYRFEGDASDTSGNNQHGDLLGQPAFVEGRHGKCLSLSGRGDYVDTLLASADLGDTFTVECWVKPDAGQNAFANIFGNHADGGLGIVVQQDGGNVNSFNAAFGKGDGQWATTPQVQLDADKWQHVAVVKTPESLSFFLNGKEVASVPASAPMAASPMTLRVGLGYADLGRCFSGCIDEFRVWKKAVTDFGQVSK
- a CDS encoding fumarylacetoacetate hydrolase family protein encodes the protein MKFGRIIGDKGRPVWVTEKEGQIFQAEGDPFAGTLRATQPVQGAVRWLPPVPHGAPLLCIGLNYSQHAAESNLPVPAEPVLFLKNPGAATGHLEPIRLPRVCGEEVDYECELAVVIGRECRDVPESSALDYVLGYTAANDVSARLWQLQRGGSQWCRGKSFDTFAPLGPWIVSAEAVGDPQTLGIRTRLNGELVQDSNTADMIFGVARIVSFLSQDTTLAPGTVILTGTPQGIGWASNPRKLLHPGDTVSIEIDRIGTLTNPVVAA
- a CDS encoding C-terminal binding protein, with protein sequence MKTNKPHILVADWFAPDFALEEAKLKPLGWTWSMPEWTPPAPPREEQIKSLLARIKNSPRVDAVVFVLAPLPAQVIEALPPECRLLQRVGIGLDTLDLECAQRRGIKVDNTPEYAIEEVAVHALGMMLSLHRQLAATQSVVLAGGWRAQSPEPIERLSTLTLGLLGLGRIGRRVAELCKPLFSRVIFHDPAVTTAPPGLEAVGIEALFQQSDVLSLHCPLLPQTRDVINAKTLALMKPSAILINVSRGGLVDAVALAEALEAGRLAGAGLDVFEPEVLPADSPLRKLGDKVILTSHTAWYSRQSVIDCRTQAIEKVINFLNQQ